The Pygocentrus nattereri isolate fPygNat1 chromosome 4, fPygNat1.pri, whole genome shotgun sequence genome includes a window with the following:
- the LOC108417008 gene encoding sushi, von Willebrand factor type A, EGF and pentraxin domain-containing protein 1-like isoform X1 produces the protein MEVEHLFKHSITAALSSEPESSLTEMHHLYSDILNTDERITSLTMDFDKTHRSMFSFILLFLMLPQWTPVAGWSYHHSNTTMDWNTARQWCRDRFTDMVAIQNHGEISHLNTNLPRVDGYYWIGIRKINNSWTWVGTNKKLTEEAKNWAKGEPNNGRNNEDCVEIYIKREKDEGKWNDESCRKRKTALCYTASCKKDSCSHHGECVETINNHTCECFEGFYGEECEHVVKCQAEEISAPDHGSVYCVHPNGNFSYDSQCEYTCNEGYQVVGSQTTRCEASAAWSTKPPTCELVQCSDLTEPLHGTMQCDHLLGSFSYQSSCEFSCEEGYILADSSSSKLMCEASGHWNDFQPICEAVRCSTLEDPANGRIICSGESFGSSCNFSCNDGFNLEGAPEITCTQSAEWSQEIPYCEVVQCSDLTEPLHGFMQCQHPVGRFSHQSSCEFSCEEGYTLTGSSSSKLMCEATGLWNDSRPTCEAVQCPVLQDPANGRITCSGESFGSSCSFSCNDGFHLQGAPHITCTESAGWSQEVPYCEVVQCSDLTEPLHGSMQCQHPLESFGYQSSCEFSCEDGYTLTGSSSGQLVCEATGHWNDSRPTCESVRCPTLEDPANGRISCGGDSYGSRCSFSCNDGFQLQGAPDITCTKSAEWNEEKPYCKVVQCSDLTEPLHGSMQCKHPLGHFGYQSSCEFSCEEGYTLTGSSSSKLMCEGSGHWNASRPICEAVRCPALVDPTNGRMNCSGGSFGSSCSFSCNDGFHLQGAPEITCTESAEWSQEKPYCGVVQCSDLTEPLHGSMQCEHLVGHFSYQSSCEFSCEEGYTLTGSNSSRLMCEASGHWNGFEPTCEAVQCPVLQDPTNGRIICSGESFGSSCSFSCNDGFHLQGAPHITCTESAGWSQEVPYCEVVQCSDLTEPLHGSMQCQHPLESFGYQSSCEFSCEDGYTLTGSSSGQLVCEATGHWNDSRPTCESVRCPTLEDPANGRISCGGDSYGSRCSFSCNDGFQLQGAPDITCTKSAEWNEEKPYCKVVQCSDLTEPLHGSMQCKHPLGHFGYQSSCEFSCEEGYTLTGSSSSKLMCEGSGHWNASRPICEAVRCPALVDPTNGRMNCSGGSFGSSCSFSCNDGFHLQGAPEITCTESAEWSQEKPYCGVVQCSDLTEPLHGSMQCEHLVGHFSYQSSCEFSCEEGYTLTGSNSSRLMCEASGHWNGFEPTCEAVQCPVLQDPTNGRIICSGESFGSSCSFSCNNGFHLQGAPHITCTESAGWSQEVPYCEVVQCSDLTEPLHGSMQCQNPLESFGYESSCEFSCEDGYTLTGSSSGQLVCEGTGHWNDSRPTCEPVRCPTLEDPANGRISCGGDSYGSRCSFSCNDGFQLQGAPDITCTKSAEWNEEKPYCKVVQCSDLTEPLHGSMQCKHPLGHFGYQSSCEFSCEEGYTLTGSSSSKLMCEGSGHWNASRPICEAVRCPALVDPTNGRMNCSGGSFGSSCSFSCNDGFHLQGAPEITCTESAEWSQEKPYCGVVQCSDLTEPLHGSMQCEHLVGHFSYQSSCEFSCEEGYTLTGSNSSRLMCEASGHWNGFEPTCEAVQCPVLQDPTNGRIICSGESFGSSCSFSCNNGFHLQGAPHITCTESAGWSQEVPYCEVVQCSDLTEPLHGSMQCQNPLESFGYESSCEFSCEDGYTLTGSSSGQLVCEGTGHWNDSRPTCEPVRCPTLEDPANGRISCGGDSYGSRCSFSCNDGFQLQGAPDITCTKSAEWNEEKPYCKVVQCSDLTEPLHGSMQCKHPLGHFSYQSSCEFSCEEGYTLTGSSSSKLMCEGSRHWNASRPICQAVRCPALVDPTNGRMNCSGGSFGSSCSFSCNDGFHLQGAPEITCTESAEWSQEKPYCEVVQCSDLTEPLHGSMQCEHLVGHFSYQSSCEFSCEEGYTLTGSNSSRLMCEASGHWNGFEPTCEAVQCPVLQDPTNGRIICSGESFGSSCSFSCDNGFHLQGAPHITCTESAGWSQEVPYCEVVQCSDLTEPLHGSMQCQHPLESFGYQSSCEFSCEDGYTLTGSSSGQLVCEGTGHWNDSRPTCEPVRCPTLEDPVNGRMKCSGGSFGSSCSFSCNDGFNLHGAPEMTCTESAEWSQEKPYCEVAQCSDLTEPLHGSMQCQHPLRQFGYQSSCEFSCEEGYTLTGSSSSRLMCEASGHWNDSQPICEAVRCPTLEDPTNGRIICSGESFGGSCSFSCNDGFHLEGAPEITCTQSAEWSQEKPYCEVVQCSDLTEPLHGFMQCQHPVGRFSHQSSCEFSCEDGYTLTGSSSGQLVCEGTGHWNDSRPTCEPVTCPYLQKPDNGLMNCSSEEATVGTSCSFSCLDGYTLLGDEVVTCNFTGGWSGAAAECQAPPEPQLSPPLVTGLTVAGGVSLSSLALALWIMKKLRQKAEKFDLSKSDIDMPPQVYKSIDSLI, from the exons ATGGAGGTGGAGCACTTATTTAAACACAGCATCACAGCAGCTCTGAGCTCAGAACCAGAAAGTTCTCTGACTGAGATGCATCACCTGTATTCTGATATATTAAACACAGATGAAAGGATTACATCGCTGACAATG GACTTTGACAAGACTCACAGATCAATGTTCTCCTTTATCCTCCTCTTTTTAA TGCTACCTCAGTGGACCCCAGTAGCAGGTTGGTCCTACCATCACTCTAACACCACCATGGACTGGAATACTGCTCGTCAGTGGTGTAGGGACCGCTTCACGGACATGGTGGCCATCCAGAACCACGGCGAAATCAGCCACCTCAACACCAACCTTCCTCGAGTAGACGGATACTACTGGATCGGCATCCGCAAGATCAACAACAGCTGGACCTGGGTGGGCactaacaagaagctgacggAAGAGGCCAAGAACTGGGCCAAAGGGGAGCCCAATAACGGACGGAACAACGAAGACTGTGTGGAGATCTACATTAAGAGGGAAAAGGATGAGGGCAAATGGAACGATGAGTcctgcagaaagaggaagaCTGCACTTTGCTACACTG CATCCTGCAAGAAAGACTCTTGCAGCCaccatggagaatgtgtggagACCATCAACAACCACACGTGTGAATGCTTTGAGGGCTTCTATGGAGAAGAGTGTGAGCACG TTGTGAAATGCCAAGCAGAAGAAATATCTGCTCCTGATCACGGCAGCGTCTACTGCGTCCACCCTAATGGCAATTTCTCGTACGATTCTCAGTGCGAGTACACCTGCAATGAGGGCTACCAGGTCGTCGGCTCACAAACAACACGGTGCGAAGCCTCAGCAGCTTGGTCAACCAAACCACCGACCTGTGAAC TCGTCCAGTGCTCTGATCTGACTGAGCCTCTTCACGGCACCATGCAGTGTGATCATCTGCTTGGAAGCTTCAGCTATCAGTCCTCCTGTGAGTTTAGCTGTGAGGAAGGATACATACTAGCAGACTCAAGCTCCAGCAAGCTGATGTGTGAAGCCAGTGGGCACTGGAACGATTTTCAGCCCATCTGTGAAG CTGTTCGCTGCTCAACTCTTGAGGACCCTGCAAACGGCAGAATCATCTGCAGTGGTGAAAGTTTTGGCAGCAGCTGCAACTTCAGCTGTAATGATGGGTTCAACCTTGAGGGGGCGCCAGAAATTACCTGCACCCAATCTGCAGAGTGGAGCCAGGAGATACCTTACTGTGAAG TCGTCCAGTGCTCTGATCTGACTGAGCCTCTTCATGGCTTCATGCAGTGTCAGCATCCAGTAGGACGTTTCAGCCATCAGTCCTCCTGTGAATTTAGCTGTGAGGAAGGATACACACTAACAGGCTCAAGCTCCAGCAAGCTGATGTGTGAAGCCACAGGACTCTGGAATGATTCTCGGCCCACCTGTGAAG CTGTTCAATGTCCAGTCCTTCAGGACCCTGCGAACGGCAGAATCACCTGCAGTGGTGAAAGTTTTGgcagcagctgcagcttcaGCTGTAATGATGGGTTCCACCTTCAGGGGGCGCCACACATCACCTGCACAGAGTCTGCAGGGTGGAGCCAGGAGGTTCCTTACTGTGAAG TTGTCCAGTGCTCTGATCTGACTGAGCCTCTTCACGGCTCCATGCAGTGTCAGCATCCTCTAGAAAGCTTTGGCTATCAGTCCTCCTGTGAGTTTAGCTGTGAAGACGGATACACACTAACAGGCTCAAGCTCTGGCCAGCTGGTGTGTGAAGCCACTGGACATTGGAATGACTCTCGGCCCACCTGTGAAT CTGTTCGATGCCCAACTCTTGAGGACCCTGCGAATGGCAGAATCAGTTGCGGAGGTGATAGCTACGGCAGCAGGTGCAGCTTCAGCTGTAATGATGGGTTCCAACTTCAGGGGGCACCAGACATTACCTGCACAAAGTCTGCAGAGTGGAATGAGGAGAAACCTTACTGCAAAG TTGTCCAGTGCTCTGATCTGACTGAGCCTCTTCACGGCTCCATGCAGTGCAAGCATCCATTAGGACACTTCGGCTATCAGTCCTCCTGTGAGTTTAGCTGTGAGGAAGGATACACACTAACAGGCTCAAGCTCCAGCAAGCTGATGTGTGAAGGCAGTGGACACTGGAATGCCTCTCGGCCCATCTGTGAAG CTGTTCGATGTCCAGCTCTTGTGGACCCTACGAACGGCAGGATGAACTGCAGTGGTGGTAGTTTTGgcagcagctgcagcttcaGCTGTAATGATGGGTTCCACCTTCAGGGGGCGCCAGAAATTACCTGCACTGAGTCGGCAGAGTGGAGCCAGGAGAAGCCTTACTGTGGAG TCGTCCAGTGCTCTGATCTGACTGAGCCTCTTCACGGCTCCATGCAGTGCGAGCATCTAGTAGGACACTTCAGCTATCAGTCCTCCTGTGAGTTTAGCTGTGAGGAAGGATACACACTAACAGGCTCAAACTCTAGTCGGCTGATGTGTGAAGCCAGTGGACACTGGAATGGTTTTGAACCCACCTGTGAAG CTGTTCAATGTCCAGTCCTTCAGGACCCTACGAACGGTAGAATCATCTGCAGTGGTGAAAGTTTTGgcagcagctgcagcttcaGCTGTAATGATGGGTTCCACCTTCAGGGGGCGCCACACATCACCTGCACAGAGTCTGCAGGGTGGAGCCAGGAGGTTCCTTACTGTGAAG TTGTCCAGTGCTCTGATCTGACTGAGCCTCTTCACGGCTCCATGCAGTGTCAGCATCCTCTAGAAAGCTTTGGCTATCAGTCCTCCTGTGAGTTTAGCTGTGAAGACGGATACACACTAACAGGCTCAAGCTCTGGCCAGCTGGTGTGTGAAGCCACTGGACATTGGAATGACTCTCGGCCCACCTGTGAAT CTGTTCGATGCCCAACTCTTGAGGACCCTGCGAATGGCAGAATCAGTTGCGGAGGTGATAGCTACGGCAGCAGGTGCAGCTTCAGCTGTAATGATGGGTTCCAACTTCAGGGGGCACCAGACATTACCTGCACAAAGTCTGCAGAGTGGAATGAGGAGAAACCTTACTGCAAAG TTGTCCAGTGCTCTGATCTGACTGAGCCTCTTCACGGCTCCATGCAGTGCAAGCATCCATTAGGACACTTCGGCTATCAGTCCTCCTGTGAGTTTAGCTGTGAGGAAGGATACACACTAACAGGCTCAAGCTCCAGCAAGCTGATGTGTGAAGGCAGTGGACACTGGAATGCCTCTCGGCCCATCTGTGAAG CTGTTCGATGTCCAGCTCTTGTGGACCCTACGAACGGCAGGATGAACTGCAGTGGTGGTAGTTTTGgcagcagctgcagcttcaGCTGTAATGATGGGTTCCACCTTCAGGGGGCGCCAGAAATTACCTGCACTGAGTCGGCAGAGTGGAGCCAGGAGAAGCCTTACTGTGGAG TCGTCCAGTGCTCTGATCTGACTGAGCCTCTTCACGGCTCCATGCAGTGCGAGCATCTAGTAGGACACTTCAGCTATCAGTCCTCCTGTGAGTTTAGCTGTGAGGAAGGATACACACTAACAGGCTCAAACTCTAGTCGGCTGATGTGTGAAGCCAGTGGACACTGGAATGGTTTTGAACCCACCTGTGAAG CTGTTCAATGTCCAGTCCTTCAGGACCCTACGAACGGTAGAATCATCTGCAGTGGTGAAAGTTTTGgcagcagctgcagcttcaGCTGTAACAATGGGTTCCACCTTCAGGGGGCGCCACACATCACCTGCACAGAGTCTGCAGGGTGGAGCCAGGAGGTTCCTTACTGTGAAG TTGTCCAGTGCTCTGATCTGACTGAGCCTCTTCACGGCTCCATGCAGTGTCAGAATCCTCTAGAAAGCTTTGGCTATGAGTCCTCCTGTGAGTTTAGCTGTGAAGACGGATACACACTAACAGGATCAAGCTCTGGCCAGCTGGTGTGTGAAGGCACTGGACATTGGAATGACTCTCGGCCCACCTGTGAAC CTGTTCGATGCCCAACTCTTGAGGACCCTGCGAATGGCAGAATCAGTTGCGGAGGTGATAGCTACGGCAGCAGGTGCAGCTTCAGCTGTAATGATGGGTTCCAACTTCAGGGGGCACCAGACATTACCTGCACAAAGTCTGCAGAGTGGAATGAGGAGAAACCTTACTGCAAAG TTGTCCAGTGCTCTGATCTGACTGAGCCTCTTCACGGCTCCATGCAGTGCAAGCATCCATTAGGACACTTCGGCTATCAGTCCTCCTGTGAGTTTAGCTGTGAGGAAGGATACACACTAACAGGCTCAAGCTCCAGCAAGCTGATGTGTGAAGGCAGTGGACACTGGAATGCCTCTCGGCCCATCTGTGAAG CTGTTCGATGTCCAGCTCTTGTGGACCCTACGAACGGCAGGATGAACTGCAGTGGTGGTAGTTTTGgcagcagctgcagcttcaGCTGTAATGATGGGTTCCACCTTCAGGGGGCGCCAGAAATTACCTGCACTGAGTCGGCAGAGTGGAGCCAGGAGAAGCCTTACTGTGGAG TCGTCCAGTGCTCTGATCTGACTGAGCCTCTTCACGGCTCCATGCAGTGCGAGCATCTAGTAGGACACTTCAGCTATCAGTCCTCCTGTGAGTTTAGCTGTGAGGAAGGATACACACTAACAGGCTCAAACTCTAGTCGGCTGATGTGTGAAGCCAGTGGACACTGGAATGGTTTTGAACCCACCTGTGAAG CTGTTCAATGTCCAGTCCTTCAGGACCCTACGAACGGTAGAATCATCTGCAGTGGTGAAAGTTTTGgcagcagctgcagcttcaGCTGTAACAATGGGTTCCACCTTCAGGGGGCGCCACACATCACCTGCACAGAGTCTGCAGGGTGGAGCCAGGAGGTTCCTTACTGTGAAG TTGTCCAGTGCTCTGATCTGACTGAGCCTCTTCACGGCTCCATGCAGTGTCAGAATCCTCTAGAAAGCTTTGGCTATGAGTCCTCCTGTGAGTTTAGCTGTGAAGACGGATACACACTAACAGGATCAAGCTCTGGCCAGCTGGTGTGTGAAGGCACTGGACATTGGAATGACTCTCGGCCCACCTGTGAAC CTGTTCGATGCCCAACTCTTGAGGACCCTGCGAATGGCAGAATCAGTTGCGGAGGTGATAGCTACGGCAGCAGGTGCAGCTTCAGCTGTAATGATGGGTTCCAACTTCAGGGGGCACCAGACATTACCTGCACAAAGTCTGCAGAGTGGAATGAGGAGAAACCTTACTGCAAAG TTGTCCAGTGCTCTGATCTGACTGAGCCTCTTCACGGCTCCATGCAGTGCAAGCATCCATTGGGACACTTCAGCTATCAGTCCTCCTGTGAGTTTAGCTGTGAGGAAGGATACACACTAACAGGCTCAAGCTCCAGCAAGCTGATGTGTGAAGGCAGTAGACACTGGAATGCCTCTCGGCCCATCTGTCAAG CTGTTCGATGTCCAGCTCTTGTGGACCCTACGAACGGCAGGATGAACTGCAGTGGTGGTAGTTTTGgcagcagctgcagcttcaGCTGTAATGATGGGTTCCACCTTCAGGGGGCGCCAGAAATTACCTGCACTGAGTCGGCAGAGTGGAGCCAGGAGAAGCCTTACTGTGAAG TCGTCCAGTGCTCTGATCTGACTGAGCCTCTTCACGGCTCCATGCAGTGCGAGCATCTAGTAGGACACTTCAGCTATCAGTCCTCCTGTGAGTTTAGCTGTGAGGAAGGATACACACTAACAGGCTCAAACTCTAGTCGGCTGATGTGTGAAGCCAGTGGACACTGGAATGGTTTTGAACCCACCTGTGAAG CTGTTCAATGTCCAGTCCTTCAGGACCCTACGAACGGTAGAATCATCTGCAGTGGTGAAAGTTTTGgcagcagctgcagcttcaGCTGTGACAATGGGTTCCACCTTCAGGGGGCGCCACACATCACCTGCACAGAGTCTGCAGGGTGGAGCCAGGAGGTTCCTTACTGTGAAG TTGTCCAGTGCTCTGATCTGACTGAGCCTCTTCACGGCTCCATGCAGTGTCAGCATCCTCTAGAAAGCTTTGGCTATCAGTCCTCCTGTGAGTTTAGCTGTGAAGACGGATACACACTAACAGGCTCAAGCTCTGGCCAGCTGGTGTGTGAAGGCACTGGACATTGGAATGACTCTCGGCCCACCTGTGAAC CTGTTCGATGCCCAACTCTTGAGGACCCTGTGAATGGCAGGATGAAATGCAGTGGTGGTAGTTTTGgcagcagctgcagcttcaGCTGTAATGATGGGTTCAACCTTCATGGGGCGCCAGAAATGACCTGCACTGAGTCTGCAGAGTGGAGCCAGGAGAAACCTTACTGTGAAG TCGCCCAGTGCTCTGATCTGACTGAGCCTCTTCACGGCTCCATGCAGTGTCAGCATCCACTAAGACAGTTTGGTTATCAGTCCTCCTGTGAGTTTAGCTGTGAGGAAGGATACACACTAACAGGCTCAAGCTCTAGTCGGCTGATGTGTGAAGCCAGTGGACACTGGAATGATTCTCAGCCCATCTGTGAAG CTGTTCGCTGCCCGACTCTTGAGGACCCTACAAACGGCAGAATCATCTGCAGTGGTGAAAGTTTTGGCGGCAGCTGCAGCTTCAGCTGTAATGATGGGTTCCACCTTGAGGGGGCGCCAGAAATTACCTGCACCCAATCTGCAGAATGGAGCCAGGAGAAGCCTTACTGTGAAG TCGTCCAGTGCTCTGATCTGACTGAGCCTCTTCATGGCTTCATGCAGTGTCAGCATCCAGTAGGACGTTTCAGCCATCAGTCCTCCTGTGAGTTTAGCTGTGAAGACGGATACACACTAACAGGCTCAAGCTCTGGCCAGCTGGTGTGTGAAGGCACTGGACATTGGAATGACTCTCGGCCCACCTGTGAAC CAGTGACATGTCCATACCTCCAGAAGCCGGACAATGGCCTCATGAACTGTTCCTCTGAGGAGGCCACCGTCGGGACATCCTGTTCCTTCAGCTGTTTAGATGGCTACACTCTTCTCGGCGATGAGGTGGTGACGTGTAACTTCACCGGCGGCTGGTCTGGAGCAGCAGCTGAGTGTCAAG CTCCTCCTGAGCCCCAGTTGAGCCCACCCTTGGTGACCGGCCTGACCGTAGCAGGAGGTGTTAGTTTGTCCAgcctcgctctggctctctggatAATGAAGAAACTCAGGCAGAAAG CTGAAAAGTTTGACCTAAG taAATCAGACATTGACATGCCTCCCCAGGTATACAAGAGCATCGACAGTCTAATATAG